A stretch of the bacterium genome encodes the following:
- a CDS encoding ABC transporter permease has translation MNLARYVARRVLLLPAMLVGITLLTFVISHAVPADPVAVNLGEQAAANPEVVATFRHQWGLDRPLPVQYVIYLRNLLRGDMGMSISTHQAVLTDLGQDLPATVELAFAAMLISLAVGIPLGILAGVRRDTPIDQISRGGSLIGVSMPVFWLGLVALLVFYAWLGWAPSAGQLNPRLSRPPVVTGFVVVDAFLAGEPEVGGDALAHLVLPALVLSAYSIGVITRMMRGSMLDVLGEDYVRTARAKGLPGLRVTLRHAARNALLPVITIIGLSFGGLLSGAVITETVFAWPGLGSYAFRSATSLDFPAIMGVGIVVASVYVFANLLVDVAYAVADPRIRMG, from the coding sequence GTGAACCTGGCGCGGTACGTCGCCCGGCGCGTCCTGCTGCTGCCGGCGATGCTCGTCGGGATCACCCTCCTCACGTTCGTGATCTCGCATGCCGTTCCGGCGGATCCCGTGGCCGTCAACCTCGGCGAGCAGGCGGCCGCGAATCCCGAGGTCGTCGCCACCTTCCGCCACCAATGGGGGCTCGACCGGCCGCTGCCGGTGCAGTACGTGATCTACCTCCGCAACCTGCTGCGCGGTGACATGGGGATGTCGATCTCGACGCATCAGGCGGTCCTCACCGATCTCGGCCAGGATCTGCCGGCGACCGTGGAACTCGCGTTTGCGGCGATGCTGATCAGCCTGGCCGTCGGGATCCCGCTCGGGATCCTCGCCGGCGTCCGCCGCGATACCCCGATCGACCAGATCAGCCGGGGCGGCTCGCTGATCGGGGTGTCGATGCCGGTGTTCTGGCTGGGGCTCGTGGCGCTCCTCGTTTTCTACGCGTGGCTGGGGTGGGCGCCGTCGGCGGGCCAGCTCAACCCGCGCCTGAGCCGCCCGCCCGTGGTGACGGGGTTCGTCGTGGTCGACGCCTTTCTGGCCGGCGAGCCGGAGGTCGGCGGGGACGCGCTCGCGCATCTCGTGCTGCCGGCGCTCGTGCTCTCCGCCTACAGCATCGGGGTGATCACGCGCATGATGCGCGGCAGCATGCTCGACGTTCTCGGCGAGGACTACGTGCGGACCGCGCGCGCGAAGGGCCTCCCGGGCCTCCGCGTCACCCTGCGGCACGCGGCGCGCAACGCGCTGCTGCCGGTGATCACGATCATCGGATTGAGCTTCGGTGGGCTCCTCTCGGGCGCCGTCATCACGGAGACGGTTTTCGCCTGGCCCGGGCTCGGCTCGTACGCGTTCCGCAGCGCCACGTCGCTCGATTTTCCCGCGATCATGGGCGTCGGCATCGTTGTCGCGTCGGTGTACGTCTTCGCGAACCTGCTCGTCGACGTCGCCTACGCGGTCGCCGATCCGCGCATCCGGATGGGGTAG
- a CDS encoding ABC transporter permease — MAVPAAAAPRSGVRRPAQFLPRPFVRSPLAMIALVVVAAWLVAAAAAPLLAPEPPLAQDIAGRLAAPGPAHWLGTDPLGRDVLSRVLYGARISIPVGLAAVALAVLLGTVVGSVAGVAGGIVDEAIMRLTDLMLAFPTVILAMIISAALGAGVWNAVLAIMVAWWPSYARFARGLVLAVRGREYVEAARAVGASTLRVFGRHILRNIVSPIVILGTLDVGHAILTFASLSFLGLGPPPQIPEWGSMIAAGRDYLVQWWIATFPGLAILTLVLALNVVGDSLRDALDPRLRRM; from the coding sequence ATGGCGGTCCCCGCGGCGGCCGCCCCACGTTCCGGCGTCCGCCGTCCCGCGCAATTCCTGCCGCGGCCGTTCGTGCGGTCGCCGCTGGCGATGATCGCCCTCGTGGTCGTCGCGGCGTGGCTCGTCGCCGCCGCGGCCGCGCCGCTGCTCGCGCCCGAGCCGCCGCTGGCGCAGGATATCGCCGGGCGCCTGGCCGCGCCCGGCCCGGCGCACTGGCTCGGCACCGACCCGCTGGGCCGGGACGTGCTCAGCCGCGTACTCTACGGGGCGCGCATCTCGATCCCGGTGGGACTCGCCGCGGTCGCGCTCGCGGTCCTGCTCGGGACTGTCGTCGGCAGCGTCGCCGGCGTGGCCGGTGGCATCGTGGACGAGGCGATCATGCGCCTGACGGATCTCATGCTGGCGTTCCCCACGGTCATCCTGGCGATGATCATCTCCGCCGCGCTCGGCGCCGGCGTGTGGAACGCCGTGCTCGCGATCATGGTGGCGTGGTGGCCGTCGTACGCGCGGTTCGCGCGGGGCCTCGTCCTCGCCGTGCGGGGCCGCGAGTACGTCGAAGCCGCGCGGGCCGTGGGCGCCTCCACGCTGCGGGTGTTCGGTCGGCACATTCTCCGGAACATCGTCTCGCCGATCGTGATCCTCGGCACACTCGACGTCGGGCACGCGATTCTCACGTTCGCCTCACTGAGCTTCCTCGGGCTCGGCCCGCCGCCGCAGATTCCGGAGTGGGGATCAATGATCGCCGCGGGGCGCGACTACCTGGTCCAGTGGTGGATCGCGACGTTCCCCGGCCTGGCGATCCTCACGCTGGTGCTCGCGCTGAACGTCGTGGGCGACAGCCTGCGGGACGCGCTCGACCCGCGCCTGCGGCGGATGTAA
- a CDS encoding pyridoxamine 5'-phosphate oxidase family protein yields the protein MIQFGDERIQRFLATREVVVLSTIQADGSPLAIPMWFWHDAAAMTMISERGTQKVRNLRRDPRVCVVAESGTRADARAVIIGGRAEFIPDSPARRGLVRALLDKYHPNLERRWGGDAMPPDRVMFRVVPAWVRTYGF from the coding sequence GTGATCCAGTTCGGCGACGAACGCATCCAACGATTTCTCGCGACGAGGGAGGTCGTCGTGCTCTCGACGATTCAGGCCGATGGATCGCCGCTCGCGATCCCGATGTGGTTTTGGCACGATGCCGCGGCCATGACCATGATCAGCGAACGCGGCACGCAGAAGGTCCGCAATCTTCGCCGCGACCCCCGCGTCTGCGTGGTCGCGGAATCGGGGACGCGGGCGGACGCGCGCGCCGTGATCATCGGCGGCCGCGCGGAGTTCATTCCGGACTCGCCGGCGCGGCGCGGGCTCGTCCGGGCGCTGCTGGACAAGTACCACCCGAATCTCGAACGCCGGTGGGGCGGCGACGCGATGCCCCCGGACCGCGTGATGTTTCGGGTCGTCCCGGCCTGGGTGCGAACGTACGGGTTCTGA
- a CDS encoding intradiol ring-cleavage dioxygenase, whose product MTNDDRSVGRVLTRREILTLFSGAAAGTALLAASGHVGSHTVNAAGAVRPSCVVRPQQTQGPYFVDEKLRRSDIRRDPTDGSVKQGVPLRLVFRVAELNGSVCRPLAGATVDVWHCDALGVYSDARDPLFGDTRGKKFLRGYQVTTAAGTAEFLTIYPGWYQGRTVHVHFKIRTASASSAHHEFTSQLYFDDTLTDRVHARPPYAGKGRRTMRNADDGIFRDGGTKLVLKVAKEGQGYAAAFDVALETA is encoded by the coding sequence ATGACGAACGACGATCGATCTGTTGGACGGGTTTTGACGCGCCGGGAGATCCTGACGCTCTTCTCCGGCGCCGCCGCCGGCACCGCGCTCCTCGCCGCGTCCGGCCATGTTGGATCGCACACCGTCAACGCGGCCGGTGCCGTGCGGCCGTCCTGCGTCGTGCGTCCTCAGCAGACACAGGGGCCATATTTCGTGGACGAAAAGCTGCGCCGCTCCGACATTCGCCGAGATCCGACCGACGGCTCCGTCAAGCAGGGGGTCCCGTTGCGGTTGGTCTTTCGCGTCGCGGAGCTGAACGGAAGCGTGTGCAGGCCGCTCGCGGGCGCAACCGTGGACGTGTGGCATTGCGACGCCCTCGGGGTCTACTCCGACGCCCGAGACCCGCTGTTTGGCGACACCAGGGGCAAGAAATTCTTGCGCGGCTATCAGGTGACGACCGCCGCCGGGACCGCGGAATTCCTGACCATCTATCCCGGCTGGTATCAGGGCCGAACGGTCCACGTCCACTTCAAGATTCGAACCGCGTCCGCGTCCTCGGCGCATCATGAATTCACGTCGCAGCTATACTTCGACGACACGCTCACCGATCGCGTGCACGCGCGGCCGCCCTACGCCGGCAAGGGCCGGCGCACCATGCGGAACGCCGACGACGGCATCTTCCGCGACGGCGGAACGAAACTGGTCCTCAAGGTCGCGAAGGAAGGACAAGGGTACGCGGCCGCGTTCGACGTGGCGCTCGAGACGGCGTAA